A genomic window from Pseudomonas cavernicola includes:
- a CDS encoding ABC transporter ATP-binding protein, producing MTQTILKISGLKVAYGGIQAVKGVDMEIRTGELVTLIGSNGAGKSTTMKAITGLQAWGAGDIEYQGTSIKGLQTHDLLERKLVMVPEGRGVFARMSITENLQMGAYSRNDADIASDIERMFSLFPRLKERAKQLAGTLSGGEQQMLAMARALMSQPKLLLLDEPSMGLSPIMVEKIFEVIRDISASGMTVLLVEQNARLALQAADRAYVMDSGLISMSGEAQQMLQDPKVTAAYLGE from the coding sequence ATGACACAGACAATACTGAAAATCAGCGGACTCAAAGTCGCCTATGGCGGTATCCAGGCGGTTAAAGGCGTGGATATGGAAATCCGAACGGGCGAACTGGTGACCCTGATCGGCTCCAACGGCGCCGGCAAATCGACCACCATGAAAGCCATCACCGGCCTGCAAGCTTGGGGCGCAGGCGATATCGAATATCAAGGCACGTCGATCAAGGGCCTGCAAACCCACGACCTGCTCGAACGCAAATTGGTCATGGTGCCCGAGGGGCGCGGCGTGTTCGCGCGGATGAGCATCACCGAAAACCTGCAGATGGGCGCCTACAGCCGCAACGATGCGGATATCGCCAGCGACATCGAGCGCATGTTCAGCCTCTTTCCGCGCCTCAAGGAGCGGGCGAAACAGCTCGCCGGCACCCTGTCCGGCGGTGAGCAGCAGATGCTGGCGATGGCGCGGGCACTGATGAGTCAGCCCAAACTGCTGCTGCTGGACGAGCCCTCCATGGGCCTCTCGCCGATCATGGTGGAGAAGATCTTCGAGGTGATCCGTGACATCTCGGCCTCCGGCATGACCGTTCTGCTGGTAGAGCAGAACGCCCGGCTGGCGCTGCAGGCGGCGGATCGTGCCTATGTGATGGACTCGGGCCTGATCAGCATGAGCGGAGAGGCCCAGCAGATGCTGCAAGACCCGAAGGTTACCGCCGCCTATCTGGGCGAATAA
- a CDS encoding ABC transporter ATP-binding protein: MTQQASLLSVKGMSKSFGGLKALSDVGIEVARGDIYGLIGPNGAGKTTFFNVVTGLYTPDTGECRLDDQIYKPTAVHEVAKIGIARTFQNIRLFGDMTAHENVMVGRHVRTKAGILGAILRTKATRREEDEIDNIAHDLLEYVGIGKYANYTARNLSYGHQRRLEIARALATEPKLLALDEPAAGMNATEKVELRDLLEKIRGDGKTILLIEHDVKLMMGLCDQMTVLDYGKVIAQGLPQDVKSHPAVIEAYLGTSAV, from the coding sequence ATGACCCAGCAAGCCAGCCTGCTTTCAGTCAAAGGCATGAGTAAGAGCTTCGGCGGCCTGAAAGCCCTTAGCGACGTCGGTATCGAGGTCGCCCGTGGCGACATCTATGGCCTGATCGGCCCCAACGGCGCCGGCAAAACCACCTTCTTCAATGTCGTGACGGGGCTGTACACCCCGGACACTGGCGAATGCCGTCTGGATGACCAGATCTACAAACCGACAGCCGTGCATGAGGTCGCTAAAATCGGCATTGCCCGTACCTTCCAGAACATCCGCCTGTTTGGCGACATGACGGCCCATGAGAACGTCATGGTCGGGCGCCATGTGCGCACCAAGGCCGGCATTCTCGGCGCGATCCTGCGCACCAAAGCCACCCGCCGCGAGGAGGACGAGATCGACAACATCGCTCACGACCTGCTCGAATACGTCGGCATCGGCAAGTACGCCAACTACACAGCACGCAATCTCTCCTATGGCCATCAGCGCCGCCTGGAGATCGCCCGCGCCTTGGCCACCGAGCCCAAGCTGCTGGCGCTCGACGAGCCGGCTGCCGGGATGAACGCCACCGAGAAGGTCGAGCTGCGCGATCTGCTGGAGAAAATCCGTGGCGACGGCAAGACCATTCTGCTGATCGAGCACGACGTCAAATTGATGATGGGGCTCTGCGATCAGATGACCGTTCTCGACTATGGCAAGGTCATCGCTCAGGGCCTGCCGCAAGACGTCAAATCTCATCCGGCGGTTATCGAAGCCTACCTTGGCACTTCCGCCGTTTAG
- the lhpI gene encoding bifunctional Delta(1)-pyrroline-2-carboxylate/Delta(1)-piperideine-2-carboxylate reductase, protein MKTFNQEETAKLLPMRELVDTLSTTIREYAAGKIISPERLVVPLKEGGVMLSMPASADDIAIHKLVNVNPRNAKEGLPTIQGQVLGCDALRGTLLFSVDGPTVTGCRTAAVTMLAIARLLERPPKSILLIGTGKQASNHVEAIAEMFPQAQVRVRGHEAAKTAAFVARYQRGALDVKVDDGSAHQDADVVITLTTSKTPVYSELAKPGCLVIGVGAFTPDAAEIAPITIAGSTLYVDDPLGARHEAGDLIQADIDWSRVKPLASALDSKPDFSKPILFKSVGCGAWDLAACRVIKAKLNQA, encoded by the coding sequence ATGAAAACCTTTAATCAAGAAGAAACCGCCAAGCTGTTGCCGATGCGCGAATTGGTCGACACGCTAAGCACAACCATTCGTGAATATGCCGCCGGCAAAATCATCAGCCCCGAGCGCCTGGTCGTCCCCCTCAAAGAAGGTGGTGTGATGCTGTCCATGCCGGCCAGCGCAGACGACATTGCGATTCACAAACTGGTCAACGTCAATCCGCGTAACGCCAAAGAAGGTCTGCCGACCATCCAGGGCCAGGTACTGGGTTGCGATGCGCTGCGCGGCACGCTGCTGTTCTCCGTGGACGGCCCCACCGTTACCGGCTGTCGCACCGCCGCCGTGACGATGCTGGCCATTGCTCGCCTGCTGGAGCGGCCGCCGAAGTCGATCCTGCTGATCGGCACGGGCAAACAAGCTTCAAATCATGTCGAAGCCATTGCCGAAATGTTTCCGCAAGCCCAGGTTCGGGTCAGAGGCCACGAAGCGGCAAAAACCGCCGCATTCGTTGCGCGCTACCAGCGCGGGGCTCTGGACGTGAAGGTCGATGATGGTTCGGCCCACCAAGATGCCGACGTCGTGATCACCCTGACCACCAGTAAAACGCCGGTCTATAGTGAACTAGCCAAGCCCGGTTGCCTGGTGATCGGCGTGGGCGCCTTCACGCCGGATGCCGCCGAGATAGCCCCCATCACCATCGCCGGCAGCACCCTGTATGTCGATGACCCGCTGGGTGCCCGTCACGAGGCAGGCGACCTGATCCAGGCGGATATCGACTGGTCCAGGGTCAAGCCTCTAGCCTCTGCTCTCGACAGCAAACCCGACTTCTCCAAGCCGATTCTGTTCAAGAGCGTTGGCTGTGGAGCCTGGGATTTGGCAGCTTGTCGTGTGATCAAGGCTAAGCTTAATCAGGCATAG
- a CDS encoding ABC transporter permease subunit translates to MTNQPHTQGSRSDLIKPILLVALVLVAPLVIGAVGGNYWVRVLDFALLYIMLALGLNIVVGMAGLLDLGYIAFYAIGAYAAALLGSTHLTNNFVELQQMFPAGLHVSLWLILPGAALLAAFFGILLGTPTLRLRGDYLAIVTLGFGEIIRIFINNLDRPLNFTNGPKGISGIDPATFFGFDFSMRHTFFGVRFDSVVLYYYLFVVVVVLVAFVCHRLQHSRIGRGWIAIREDEIAAKAMGINTRNLKLTAFAMGASFGGLAGALFGSFQGFVSPESFSLMESITVLVMVVLGGMGHIPGVILGGVLLAVLPEVLRATVAPLQVAIFGKVLIDAEVVRQLLYGLAIILIVLYRPVGLWPSPRKEDRPIVRRGNDLSQV, encoded by the coding sequence ATGACGAATCAACCGCACACGCAGGGTTCCCGCAGCGATCTTATAAAGCCGATTCTGCTGGTTGCCCTGGTTCTCGTTGCCCCCCTGGTCATTGGCGCAGTCGGGGGCAACTATTGGGTACGGGTGCTCGATTTCGCCCTGCTCTACATCATGCTCGCCCTGGGGCTGAATATCGTGGTGGGCATGGCCGGGCTGCTCGATCTGGGCTATATCGCCTTCTATGCCATAGGGGCCTATGCCGCAGCATTGCTGGGCTCCACCCACCTCACGAACAATTTCGTTGAGCTGCAGCAGATGTTTCCTGCCGGATTGCATGTGAGCCTGTGGCTGATCCTGCCAGGCGCTGCTTTGTTGGCCGCGTTCTTCGGCATCTTGCTGGGGACCCCGACTCTCAGGCTGCGCGGTGACTACCTGGCCATCGTCACCTTGGGCTTCGGCGAAATCATCCGTATCTTCATCAACAACCTGGATCGCCCGCTGAACTTTACCAATGGGCCGAAGGGTATCTCCGGGATCGATCCCGCCACGTTCTTCGGGTTCGATTTCTCCATGCGCCATACGTTTTTCGGCGTTCGCTTCGATTCGGTAGTGCTGTATTACTACCTGTTCGTCGTCGTGGTGGTGCTCGTCGCCTTCGTCTGCCACCGGCTGCAGCACTCGCGGATTGGTCGTGGCTGGATCGCCATTCGTGAAGACGAAATCGCGGCTAAGGCCATGGGCATCAACACCCGCAATCTGAAGCTGACGGCATTCGCCATGGGCGCCTCCTTCGGTGGGCTTGCCGGCGCCCTGTTCGGCTCCTTCCAAGGCTTTGTCTCGCCCGAGTCGTTCAGCCTGATGGAGTCCATCACCGTTCTGGTCATGGTGGTACTCGGCGGGATGGGACACATCCCTGGTGTCATTCTGGGCGGCGTGTTGCTGGCTGTGCTGCCGGAAGTCCTGCGCGCCACAGTCGCGCCTCTGCAAGTCGCGATCTTCGGCAAAGTGCTGATCGATGCGGAAGTGGTGCGCCAGTTGCTCTATGGCCTGGCCATAATTCTCATCGTGCTGTATCGGCCTGTTGGCCTCTGGCCTTCGCCCCGTAAGGAAGATCGCCCCATCGTGAGACGGGGCAACGACCTGAGCCAAGTCTAA
- the lhpH gene encoding trans-3-hydroxy-L-proline dehydratase — translation MQLGRMIDTVEVHTGGEPFRIVTSGLPRFPGKTIVERRQWIKDNIDELRKAVIFEPRGHADMYAGYLTDPVSRGADFGIIFVHNEGYSDHCGHGVIALATTAVELGWVQRTEPETRVGIDAPCGFIEAYVEWDGSTCGSVRFVNVPSFIYLRDVAVDTPSFGRVEGDIAFGGAFYFYTSGAAKGLEISEASVATLIKFGDEVKQAANAAFPVVHPDVPELNHIYGTIIDGAPRHAGSTQANCCIFADRQVDRSPTGSGTAGRVAQLYQRGRLALGDLLVNESVIGSVFSGRVLGETTVGAYPAVIPEVRGNAQIYGFASWIINEKDPLTYGFLVR, via the coding sequence ATGCAGCTAGGTAGAATGATTGACACGGTGGAAGTGCACACCGGTGGCGAACCCTTCCGGATCGTCACCAGTGGTCTGCCGCGGTTTCCCGGCAAGACCATCGTCGAACGCCGCCAGTGGATCAAGGACAACATCGATGAACTGCGTAAAGCGGTGATCTTCGAGCCACGTGGGCACGCTGACATGTATGCCGGCTATCTCACCGATCCGGTAAGCCGAGGGGCGGACTTCGGCATCATCTTCGTGCATAACGAAGGCTACAGCGACCACTGCGGGCATGGCGTGATCGCCCTGGCCACCACGGCCGTCGAACTCGGCTGGGTGCAACGCACAGAGCCTGAAACGCGGGTAGGCATCGATGCGCCCTGCGGCTTTATCGAAGCTTACGTGGAGTGGGATGGTTCGACCTGTGGCAGCGTGCGCTTCGTCAACGTGCCGTCGTTCATCTATCTGCGTGACGTGGCCGTCGATACGCCGAGCTTCGGCCGGGTGGAAGGCGACATCGCCTTTGGTGGCGCCTTCTACTTCTATACCTCCGGCGCCGCCAAGGGCCTTGAGATCAGCGAGGCCTCGGTCGCCACGCTGATCAAGTTCGGCGACGAGGTCAAACAGGCCGCCAACGCCGCCTTCCCCGTCGTCCACCCCGATGTGCCGGAACTGAACCACATCTACGGCACCATCATCGATGGCGCTCCCCGTCATGCGGGTTCGACTCAGGCCAACTGCTGCATCTTCGCCGACCGTCAGGTCGATCGTTCGCCGACCGGCTCAGGGACTGCCGGCCGTGTCGCCCAACTGTACCAGCGCGGTCGGCTCGCGCTGGGCGATTTGCTCGTCAACGAGTCGGTCATCGGCTCTGTATTCAGTGGCCGCGTGCTCGGCGAAACCACGGTCGGCGCTTACCCCGCGGTGATCCCCGAGGTCAGGGGGAATGCGCAGATCTACGGCTTCGCCAGCTGGATCATCAACGAAAAAGATCCTCTGACCTACGGCTTTCTGGTTCGGTAA
- a CDS encoding branched-chain amino acid ABC transporter permease, with product MDLFIQQVVNGLVLGSIYALIALGYTMVYGILRIINFAHGDVLMIGALTAFSVLSLLQAYFPGLSPWLMLGFASLIAMLTCAVLSYLLERIAYRPLRKAPRLAPLITAIGASVLLQTIAMMIWSRNPLSFPELLPTDPISIGSTEATITLKEMIIIGMSLAVMAGLLLLVNKTKLGRAMRATAENPSIASLMGVNPNKVISITFMLGGALAALAGVMTATNYGNAHFYMGFLPGLKAFTAAVLGGIGNLGGAMLGGLLLGLIESLGAGYIGDLTGGVLGSHYQDVFAFIVLITVLVFRPSGLLGERVSDRA from the coding sequence ATGGACCTATTCATCCAGCAGGTCGTCAACGGCTTGGTACTGGGCAGCATCTATGCACTGATCGCGCTCGGCTACACGATGGTCTATGGCATTCTCAGAATCATCAACTTCGCCCATGGCGATGTCTTGATGATCGGCGCTCTTACCGCCTTTTCGGTCTTGAGCCTGTTGCAGGCGTATTTTCCTGGCCTGTCTCCCTGGCTGATGCTGGGCTTCGCGTCGCTCATCGCCATGCTGACCTGCGCAGTCTTGAGTTATTTACTCGAACGCATTGCCTACCGCCCCCTACGCAAGGCACCGCGACTGGCTCCGCTGATCACCGCTATTGGTGCTTCGGTCTTGCTGCAGACCATCGCCATGATGATCTGGTCGCGCAACCCCTTGAGCTTCCCCGAGCTATTGCCCACCGATCCGATCAGTATCGGCTCCACCGAAGCCACCATAACCCTCAAGGAAATGATCATCATCGGCATGTCGCTGGCGGTAATGGCCGGCCTATTGCTACTGGTGAACAAGACCAAGCTGGGCCGGGCCATGCGGGCCACGGCGGAGAACCCCAGCATCGCCAGCTTGATGGGGGTGAACCCGAATAAAGTCATCTCCATCACCTTCATGCTGGGTGGCGCACTGGCGGCGTTGGCCGGTGTGATGACCGCGACGAACTACGGCAATGCACACTTCTACATGGGCTTCCTGCCCGGCCTGAAAGCCTTCACCGCCGCCGTGCTCGGCGGCATCGGCAACTTGGGCGGGGCCATGTTGGGCGGCCTGCTATTGGGCCTGATCGAGTCCCTCGGGGCGGGGTATATCGGCGACCTGACCGGTGGGGTACTCGGCTCCCACTACCAGGATGTATTCGCCTTTATCGTCCTTATCACCGTTCTCGTGTTCCGCCCCTCGGGTTTGTTGGGCGAGCGCGTATCCGATCGCGCCTAA